In Labeo rohita strain BAU-BD-2019 chromosome 16, IGBB_LRoh.1.0, whole genome shotgun sequence, one DNA window encodes the following:
- the LOC127179005 gene encoding cytochrome c oxidase subunit 6B1, which produces MADLIEDKIKNYKTAPFDARFPNTNQTRNCFQNYLDFHRCSKALSSKGQDTSPCEWYQKVYKSLCPMSWVEKWNGQIEDGSFPGKI; this is translated from the exons ATGGCTGATCTTATTGAGGACAAGATCAAGAACTACAAAACGGCTCCTTTCGATGCCCGTTTTCCAAACACTAACCAGACAAGAAACTGTTTCCAGAATTACCTTG ACTTCCACAGGTGTAGTAAGGCTCTGTCAAGCAAAGGGCAGGACACTTCTCCCTGCGAATGGTATCAGAAGGTCTACAAGAGCCTGTGTCCAATGAGCTGG GTGGAGAAATGGAATGGACAGATTGAGGATGGAAGCTTCCCTGGAAAGATCTAA
- the slc2a3b gene encoding solute carrier family 2, facilitated glucose transporter member 3 isoform X1 has translation MEKMQDSKGKQITWCLMLCVSTAVIGSLQFGYNTGVINAPDEKVKNFIKNVTLMRTGDPMDDSTLTTVWSVTVSIFNVGGMIGSLSVGTLVDKLGRRKAMLLSNILALIGGGLMGLSAVSTSYELIIVGRLVIGAFCGLCTGLTPMYVGEIAPTALRGAFGTLHQLGVVIGILIAQILGLESLLGSQTLWPLLLALTTVPAVLQSIMLIFCSESPRYLLINLNQEEEARQVLTRLRGHSDVEDDIREMKEEAMKMSMEKKVSIPELFRNPAYRQPIIIAIILQLSQQLSGINAVIYYSTEIFRSAGITGPVFATIGVGAVNTLFTVISLFLVERAGRRTLHMIGLAGMTFCTLLMTISLKLVNTTGAQNVTAVSVAESAPVGQGTSAISILAILAVFGFVASFEMGPGPIPWFIVAELFAQGPRPAAIAVAGCCNWTASFLVGLLFPKLLKLCDAYVFIIFLILLIIFFVFTYFRVPETKGRTFEDIASGFSKSAGTSDANYTSPEDVVTMPVTPSSEKFQMTELAGQEKS, from the exons ATGGAGAAGATGCAAGACAGTAAG GGGAAGCAGATCACATGGTGCCTCATGCTCTGCGTGTCCACAGCTGTCATCGGTTCCTTGCAGTTTGGCTACAACACAGGCGTCATCAATGCACCCGATGAG AAAGTGAAGAACTTCATCAAAAATGTGACTCTGATGCGCACTGGAGATCCAATGGATGACTCCACATTGACAACAGTGTGGAGTGTAACCGTTTCCATTTTCAATGTTGGCGGCATGATTGGGTCTCTTAGTGTCGGCACTCTAGTTGACAAACTGGGGAg ACGGAAAGCCATGCTTCTGTCCAACATCCTGGCTTTGATTGGTGGAGGCCTGATGGGTTTATCCGCCGTGAGCACCTCTTATGAGTTGATAATAGTTGGGCGTCTGGTTATTGGTGCATTCTGTGGCCTGTGTACAGGATTGACACCCATGTATGTGGGTGAAATTGCACCAACGGCACTGCGAGGGGCTTTTGGTACCCTTCACCAGCTTGGCGTGGTCATTGGCATCCTAATTGCCCAG ATCTTAGGTCTGGAGTCATTGCTGGGGTCTCAGACCTTGTGGCCATTGTTGTTGGCCCTGACGACAGTGCCTGCAGTGTTACAGAGCATCATGCTGATCTTCTGCTCGGAGAGCCCTCGATACCTGCTGATCAATCTGAACCAGGAGGAAGAGGCACGCCAAG TGCTGACTCGTCTTCGTGGGCATTCAGATGTGGAGGATGACATTCGTGAGATGAAGGAAGAGGCCATGAAGATGTCCATGGAGAAGAAGGTTTCCATTCCAGAGCTGTTCCGTAACCCCGCTTACAGGCAGCCCATTATTATCGCCATAATCCTGCAGCTGTCCCAACAACTGTCCGGAATCAACGCT GTCATTTATTACTCTACAGAGATCTTCAGAAGTGCAGGTATCACTGGGCCAGTCTTTGCCACCATTGGAGTGGGTGCCGTCAACACTCTCTTCACTGTCATCTCT CTCTTCCTGGTGGAGAGGGCAGGAAGAAGAACACTTCACATGATCGGACTGGCTGGAATGACTTTCTGCACTCTGCTCATGACCATTTCTCTTAAACTTGTG AACACTACAGGAGCACAGAATGTGACTGCCGTCTCCGTCGCTGAATCTGCACCTGTAGGG CAGGGAACCTCAGCGATCAGCATTCTGGCCATTCTGGCAGTGTTTGGATTTGTGGCCAGTTTTGAAATGGGACCAGGTCCAATCCCATGGTTCATAGTGGCAGAGCTATTCGCTCAAGGTCCACGTCCGGCAGCCATCGCTGTGGCAGGATGCTGCAACTGGACTGCCAGCTTTCTTGTCGGACTGCTTTTCCCAAAACTACTG AAACTGTGTGATGCGTACGTCTTTATCATATTCCTCATCCTCCTGATCATCTTCTTCGTGTTTACCTACTTCCGGGTTCCTGAGACCAAAGGCCGGACGTTTGAAGACATCGCCAGTGGGTTTTCCAAGTCCGCAGGCACCAGTGATGCCAACTACACGTCGCCAGAGGATGTAGTCACAATGCCAGTAACCCCATCATCAGAGAAGTTTCAGATGACTGAATTGGCAGGCCAGGAGAAAAGCTGA
- the slc2a3b gene encoding solute carrier family 2, facilitated glucose transporter member 3 isoform X2, translating into MEKMQDSKGKQITWCLMLCVSTAVIGSLQFGYNTGVINAPDEKVKNFIKNVTLMRTGDPMDDSTLTTVWSVTVSIFNVGGMIGSLSVGTLVDKLGRRKAMLLSNILALIGGGLMGLSAVSTSYELIIVGRLVIGAFCGLCTGLTPMYVGEIAPTALRGAFGTLHQLGVVIGILIAQILGLESLLGSQTLWPLLLALTTVPAVLQSIMLIFCSESPRYLLINLNQEEEARQVLTRLRGHSDVEDDIREMKEEAMKMSMEKKVSIPELFRNPAYRQPIIIAIILQLSQQLSGINAVIYYSTEIFRSAGITGPVFATIGVGAVNTLFTVISLFLVERAGRRTLHMIGLAGMTFCTLLMTISLKLVNTTGAQNVTAVSVAESAPVGGTSAISILAILAVFGFVASFEMGPGPIPWFIVAELFAQGPRPAAIAVAGCCNWTASFLVGLLFPKLLKLCDAYVFIIFLILLIIFFVFTYFRVPETKGRTFEDIASGFSKSAGTSDANYTSPEDVVTMPVTPSSEKFQMTELAGQEKS; encoded by the exons ATGGAGAAGATGCAAGACAGTAAG GGGAAGCAGATCACATGGTGCCTCATGCTCTGCGTGTCCACAGCTGTCATCGGTTCCTTGCAGTTTGGCTACAACACAGGCGTCATCAATGCACCCGATGAG AAAGTGAAGAACTTCATCAAAAATGTGACTCTGATGCGCACTGGAGATCCAATGGATGACTCCACATTGACAACAGTGTGGAGTGTAACCGTTTCCATTTTCAATGTTGGCGGCATGATTGGGTCTCTTAGTGTCGGCACTCTAGTTGACAAACTGGGGAg ACGGAAAGCCATGCTTCTGTCCAACATCCTGGCTTTGATTGGTGGAGGCCTGATGGGTTTATCCGCCGTGAGCACCTCTTATGAGTTGATAATAGTTGGGCGTCTGGTTATTGGTGCATTCTGTGGCCTGTGTACAGGATTGACACCCATGTATGTGGGTGAAATTGCACCAACGGCACTGCGAGGGGCTTTTGGTACCCTTCACCAGCTTGGCGTGGTCATTGGCATCCTAATTGCCCAG ATCTTAGGTCTGGAGTCATTGCTGGGGTCTCAGACCTTGTGGCCATTGTTGTTGGCCCTGACGACAGTGCCTGCAGTGTTACAGAGCATCATGCTGATCTTCTGCTCGGAGAGCCCTCGATACCTGCTGATCAATCTGAACCAGGAGGAAGAGGCACGCCAAG TGCTGACTCGTCTTCGTGGGCATTCAGATGTGGAGGATGACATTCGTGAGATGAAGGAAGAGGCCATGAAGATGTCCATGGAGAAGAAGGTTTCCATTCCAGAGCTGTTCCGTAACCCCGCTTACAGGCAGCCCATTATTATCGCCATAATCCTGCAGCTGTCCCAACAACTGTCCGGAATCAACGCT GTCATTTATTACTCTACAGAGATCTTCAGAAGTGCAGGTATCACTGGGCCAGTCTTTGCCACCATTGGAGTGGGTGCCGTCAACACTCTCTTCACTGTCATCTCT CTCTTCCTGGTGGAGAGGGCAGGAAGAAGAACACTTCACATGATCGGACTGGCTGGAATGACTTTCTGCACTCTGCTCATGACCATTTCTCTTAAACTTGTG AACACTACAGGAGCACAGAATGTGACTGCCGTCTCCGTCGCTGAATCTGCACCTGTAGGG GGAACCTCAGCGATCAGCATTCTGGCCATTCTGGCAGTGTTTGGATTTGTGGCCAGTTTTGAAATGGGACCAGGTCCAATCCCATGGTTCATAGTGGCAGAGCTATTCGCTCAAGGTCCACGTCCGGCAGCCATCGCTGTGGCAGGATGCTGCAACTGGACTGCCAGCTTTCTTGTCGGACTGCTTTTCCCAAAACTACTG AAACTGTGTGATGCGTACGTCTTTATCATATTCCTCATCCTCCTGATCATCTTCTTCGTGTTTACCTACTTCCGGGTTCCTGAGACCAAAGGCCGGACGTTTGAAGACATCGCCAGTGGGTTTTCCAAGTCCGCAGGCACCAGTGATGCCAACTACACGTCGCCAGAGGATGTAGTCACAATGCCAGTAACCCCATCATCAGAGAAGTTTCAGATGACTGAATTGGCAGGCCAGGAGAAAAGCTGA